TTTACCAGCACATTCGCGAAATTGAGAATGATGAGTTTGAAGCAGAACTCAACGAACTCAAAGAAGACATTCAAGCCGGCAACTTCGGGCTAACCATCGACATGGGCCCGGGCGCTTCCATTCGCTACGACAACGTAGCCGCATCTAATGCACTTGGACGCACCAACTTCTCAGCGTTTGCACTCCTCGGTACCTGGAGCCAACGTTGCAACGCCACTGATATCAACTGCGATCTGACGCTTAACCCCAATTAAGCAGTGCAACATTATTTAATACAACAAAAGACCTTTGGGCGCTCACCCAAAGGTCTTTTTTGTTATACTGCTTTGTTATACTACAGCATTGATGTTCACCTATCCCCCACCGCATTCATGTACGTCAAAACTGTCTTTGCAAGCTTGCTGCTTGGTCTCCTCCTGTCGAGCTGTACCCGGCAACCCGAAACACGCCAGGCAACACCGCGTGCGCAAAACACTATACCTTTCAGGGTGATGTCTTTCAATATCCGGTATAACAATCCCGGCGACGAAGAACATGCCTGGCCACACCGCGTCGACCGCGTGGCCAGTACCATCCTGTTCAACAATACCGATATCGTTGGTGTACAGGAGGCGCTCAAAGAGCAGTTGGATGACCTTTCTGCCAAACTACCGGGCTACACATGGGTTGGTGTTGGGCGAGATGATGGCGCTGAAGCGGGTGAGTATACAGCCATTTTCTACAAAGAAGATCGCTTTTCCTTGCTAGCCAATGATACTTTCTGGCTGTCTAAAACCCCCGAAGTACCGGGCAGCAAAGACTGGGATGCAGCGCTTA
This portion of the Bacteroidota bacterium genome encodes:
- a CDS encoding endonuclease/exonuclease/phosphatase family protein; amino-acid sequence: MYVKTVFASLLLGLLLSSCTRQPETRQATPRAQNTIPFRVMSFNIRYNNPGDEEHAWPHRVDRVASTILFNNTDIVGVQEALKEQLDDLSAKLPGYTWVGVGRDDGAEAGEYTAIFYKEDRFSLLANDTFWLSKTPEVPGSKDWDAALTRIATWGHFEDTMTGSSLYVFNTHFDHRGAEARTQSAGLIASRATEIAGDAPLVVTGDFNFTPAADGYAALTEKLSDAFHTTKEPHHGPASTIYRGFEVTHEPGRRIDYIFTNDVLTVRQHAILSDNWDGAFASDHLAVLATLALNN